In a single window of the Papaver somniferum cultivar HN1 chromosome 8, ASM357369v1, whole genome shotgun sequence genome:
- the LOC113301778 gene encoding agamous-like MADS-box protein AGL29, producing MGRRKIDIERIVDPNKRMVTFSKRRTGIVNKATQLLKFCTDIVLIVFSPAGKPYTFSNSSVGVCDIVHRFIADQTKDNKKIKNSSCVQQCRKKNVVVGSDRDSFWWDNIDMEKLDSVEKLMSVRKSLAVLKQNLTARKEKLVSSSAAASSSPSSTIQDSINDTKEHCRELDPNFESQFDGKSTMLMLQDEVGGRDEEVEGGPSTDLAL from the coding sequence atgGGAAGAAGGAAGATAGATATTGAGAGGATTGTTGATCCAAACAAGAGAATGGTAACTTTTTCTAAAAGAAGAACCGGAATCGTGAACAAAGCTACTCAGCTTCTTAAGTTTTGTACAGATATTGTCTTGATTGTATTTTCTCCTGCTGGAAAGCCTTACACTTTCAGTAATTCTTCTGTAGGTGTTTGTGATATCGTTCATCGATTTATCGCCGATCAAACGAAAGACAATAAGAAAATTAAGAATTCTTCTTGTGTTCAACAATGCAGGAAGAAGAATGTTGTTGTTGGAAGTGATCGTGATAGTTTTTGGTGGGATAATATAGACATGGAAAAACTCGATTCTGTGGAAAAGTTAATGTCTGTCAGAAAATCTTTGGCAGTTTTGAAACAAAATCTGACTGCAAGAAAAGAGAAACTtgtatcatcatcagcagcagcatcgTCATCTCCCTCTTCAACTATACAAGACTCGATTAACGATACCAAAGAACATTGTCGTGAATTGGATCCCAATTTTGAGTCGCAGTTTGATGGAAAGTCTACTATGTTGATGTTGCAGGATGAGGTTGGCGGCAGGGACGAGGAAGTGGAAGGCGGCCCTTCAACAGATTTGGCTTTGTAA